The Bernardetia sp. ABR2-2B DNA window TCATGTGTTCTTCATGTATTTGATTACATTTTTTTTTAATAAAAAGTCATCTTTTGGGTAAAAAAAGAGTTTTTTTTGATAGAAAATAGTATCTTTGTTGTCTTAATCAAAAAGTTAAAATCAAGTGAAAGATTTACGTACTTTTGAAATTGATATTATTGCGCTCAAATTTGGCTCACATTCATTTACTTTTGACTTAGACAATCATTTTTTTTCTTATTTTAAGGAATATCAAAATGGGTTTGTTGAGAAAGGAAATTGCAAGGCAGAAGTCATCTTAGAAAAAAATGAGCAACTTATTCGTGCTACTTTTATTATTGATGGAACTGTAGAACTGGTCTGTGACCGTTCTTTAGATGAATTTGATTATGAAGTAGATGTCAATGATACAATTCTCTACAAATATAGTGAGGAAGAAAAAGAACTTACTGAAGAGATTGTTTTGATAACTCGTAGAACGCCAAGCATTAATGTAGGCGAACTTTTACACGAGTTTTTGATGCTGGATATTCCAATGAAAAAGT harbors:
- a CDS encoding DUF177 domain-containing protein, with protein sequence MKDLRTFEIDIIALKFGSHSFTFDLDNHFFSYFKEYQNGFVEKGNCKAEVILEKNEQLIRATFIIDGTVELVCDRSLDEFDYEVDVNDTILYKYSEEEKELTEEIVLITRRTPSINVGELLHEFLMLDIPMKKLHPRFLEDDSDQYRESEDSDNLDDNSSESKKINFIYSSEKNKEDKKGSKNNTTPSSEEDKIDPRWNILKKFKNNQN